From Medicago truncatula cultivar Jemalong A17 chromosome 7, MtrunA17r5.0-ANR, whole genome shotgun sequence, a single genomic window includes:
- the LOC11432052 gene encoding pectin acetylesterase 12: MAKLFWLFIAIGLVIINLVYGQQHHFFNETEELFLLEAHEHAASFLEEGNGNPLLVGLTLVHNAAAKGAVCLDGTLPGYHLHRGYGSGADSWLVNLEGGGWCNNVRSCVYRKKTRRGSSLYMEKEIPFTGILSNKPEENPDFFNWNRAKLRYCDGGSFAGDGEDQDAELQFRGQRIWAAAMEDLISKGMHFANQALLSGCSAGGLATIIHCDEFRGLFPRTTKVKCLSDAGLFLDSIDISGERTLRNMYNGVVGMQEAQKNLPQICTNHLDPTSCFFPQNLIASVRTPLFLLNTAYDSWQIQSSLAPPSADPHGYWHECRLNHAKCTRPQIKFLQGFRTHMLNSIKDFSRSNKNGLFINSCFAHCQTERQDTWFSDNSPVIRNKVIALAVGDWYFDREGVKVIDCPYPCDNTCHHLVFS, encoded by the exons ATGGCTAAACTTTTCTGGCTTTTCATTGCAATAGGACTTGTTATCATCAACTTGGTTTATGGTCAACAACATCACTTCTTCAATGAAACTGAAGAACTCTTTCTGTTAGAGGCTCATGAACATGCAGCATCCTTTCTTGAGGAGGGTAATGGAAATCCTCTTCTCGTAGGACTCACCCTTGTTCACAATGCAGCTGCTAAAGGAGCAG TGTGCTTGGATGGAACATTACCTGGTTACCATTTGCACCGTGGATATGGATCAGGAGCAGACAGTTGGCTTGTTAATTTAGAg GGAGGTGGATGGTGTAACAATGTCAGATCATGTGTTTATCGCAAGAAAACACGGCGTGGATCATCATTATACATGGAAAAGGAGATACCATTCACAGGAATACTTAGTAATAAACCTGAAGAAAATCCAG ATTTTTTCAACTGGAATAGAGCAAAGCTTCGTTATTGTGATGGTGGCTCATTTGCTGGTGATGGTGAAGATCAG GATGCAGAACTGCAATTTAGAGGACAGCGTATTTGGGCAGCTGCAATGGAAGATTTGATATCAAAGGGAATGCATTTTGCTAATCAAGCTCTTCTTTCCGGATGTTCCGCTGGTGGCCTAGCAACTATTATACACTGCGATGAATTTCGAGGTCTCTTTCCAAGGACTACTAAAGTGAAGTGTCTAAGCGATGCAGGGTTGTTTCTTGATTC GATTGATATATCTGGTGAGCGCACCCTCCGGAATATGTACAATGGTGTTGTAGGGATGCAG GAAGCACAGAAGAATCTACCGCAGATTTGTACTAATCACCTTGATCCTACATCG TGTTTCTTCCCTCAGAATTTGATTGCCAGTGTTAGAACACCACTTTTTCTTCTCAATACTGCTTATGATTCATGGCAG ATCCAGTCAAGTTTAGCTCCTCCATCAGCAGATCCCCATGGCTATTGGCATGAATGCAGATTAAACCATGCTAAATGCACAAGGCCACAAATCAAATTTCTGCAAG GGTTCAGGACTCACATGTTGAATTCTATTAAAGACTTCTCAAGATCAAACAAGAATGGATTGTTTATCAATTCATGTTTCGCTCACTGCCAAACTGAGAGGCAAGATACATGGTTTTCAGACAATTCGCCGGTTATTAGGAACAAG GTAATTGCTTTAGCTGTTGGAGACTGGTATTTTGATCGAGAAGGTGTTAAGGTCATTGATTGTCCTTACCCTTGTGATAATACATGTCACCATTTGGTTTTCAGTTGA
- the LOC11423423 gene encoding transcription factor MYB61 encodes MGRHSCCYKQKLRKGLWSPEEDEKLLNYITKHGHGCWSSVPKLAGLQRCGKSCRLRWINYLRPDLKRGAFSEQEENSIIELHALLGNRWSQIAAQLPGRTDNEIKNLWNSSLKKKLKQKGIDPNTHQPFSENNDNDTPNIQIQKTSVGSNEVKNLFDDTPNPNSIPMDNCNYPLEINSKINNSVNCFIPCDNMVGLGGGSYLNFQQLNYGINNMTLSPPNSNSNTSLCFIPSTSGSTSTCSQMMSELNSSTMFHSMYTNHPSNSISSGEVDGIQNWEFGASKSSNGSSINNYLDHQVVEDIKWSDYINSTPFFLGNNNTFQQTTTSTHSSIYEVKQEMGGFINTNESIQSSSSTWHPHFEADIYSNKDLQRFSLAFGQTLN; translated from the exons ATGGGAAGACATTCTTGTTGCTACAAGCAGAAGCTTCGTAAAGGTCTTTGGTCCccagaagaagatgaaaagctTTTGAATTATATCACCAAACATGGTCATGGATGTTGGAGCTCAGTTCCAAAATTAGCTG GTTTGCAGAGGTGTGGGAAGAGTTGTAGATTGAGATGGATAAATTATCTAAGGCCTGATTTGAAGAGAGGAGCATTCTCAGAGCAAGAAGAGAATTCCATAATTGAACTTCATGCACTCCTAGGCAACAG GTGGTCGCAGATTGCAGCTCAGTTACCTGGAAGAACAGACAATGAGATAAAAAATCTATGGAATTCAAGTCTGAAAAAGAAGCTAAAGCAAAAAGGAATTGATCCAAACACACACCAACCATTCTCTGAGAACAATGACAATGACACACCAAATATTCAGATTCAAAAAACCTCTGTGGGATCCAATGAAGTGAAGAATCTATTTGATGATACACCAAATCCAAATTCTATTCCAATGGATAATTGTAATTATCCCCTtgaaattaattcaaaaatcaacaaCTCGGTTAATTGCTTCATACCTTGTGATAATATGGTTGGATTAGGAGGAGGATCATATCTCAATTTTCAACAACTTAACTATGGAATCAATAACATGACTCTATCTCCTCCAAATTCCAACAGCAACACTTCACTTTGCTTCATACCAAGTACTAGTGGTTCCACTTCTACTTGCTCTCAAATGATGTCAGAATTAAATTCTTCCACCATGTTCCATTCTATGTACACAAATCATCCTTCAAATTCTATATCCTCTGGTGAAGTTGATGGGATTCAAAACTGGGAATTTGGtgcaagcaaaagcagcaatgGAAGCAGCATTAATAATTACCTTGATCATCAAGTAGTAGAAGATATTAAATGGTCTGATTATATAAACTCTACTCCATTTTTTCTTGGAAACAACAACACATTTCAGCAAACTACAACATCAACACACTCTTCTATCTATGAGGTTAAACAAGAAATGGGAGGGTTCATTAATACAAATGAATCTATTCAATCAAGTAGCAGTACATGGCATCCTCATTTTGAAGCAGATATATATAGCAACAAAGATCTTCAAAGATTTTCACTGGCTTTTGGACAAACACTTAATTAG
- the LOC11427226 gene encoding transcription factor PIF3 isoform X1, translating to MMPLHELYHMSKEKVDHKEMNNSCAPDQSSVPRNDLFELVWQNDQILVHGQSSNSNRAKMTPTLPSHTLKGHDKYSGQHANETNTRIGKFEDLDNGLNEIITRSVSSSQDEDLMTMMPWLNCAMDDEHSLHYSSCFVHEPGARTNDFAATNKFSLLDRKSNCIQVFSDSHKQGILSKGSSLAVEDFDTSELKTSTNQLNMSSLLQQCQPSFESIRFRESGLSENNTKGNANQHAPCEEISHVPSSSTVMNFTHFAKPAAIVKANLQNIGFSSSRSERVGAKNKDAAAIGRNPCESSKVDLSVECPKSSAIHCHQSVEPSRVGLKPLEPKSLEKNTTVSTSACKEDVSKVDQTSNQVLSESSRKGQEVFKKCTELTVASSSVCSDNGVHRSSDDANQNLKRKNLDSEDSEWHSEDFEDESIGVKRTDHGRGVTGSKKNRSTEVHNLSERRRRDRINERMRALQELIPNCNKADKASMLDEAIEYLKSLQLQLQIMSMGGGGLYMPMTLPAGMQHMHAAHMFPFSPMSVAMQMGLGVPQFQGTHLPVAHTSGLAALHGMVRPNPQMFGLQAGQGLHMPMPSASMFSYPGEPVMNSSAVELNASGTAGLMETVESASASKLKDQMPKLKDPMPNVNSQVMLNNKGCSSTNQMSIQCEATTGGLEQSNVVLDSAHALLENDKRDNIEIEIDKSHEL from the exons ATGATGCCCCTGCATGAGTTATACCACATGTCTAAAGAAAAAGTTGATCATAAAGAGATGAACAATTCTTGTGCCCCAGATCAATCTTCTGT ACCCAGAAACGATTTGTTTGAGCTGGTTTGGCAAAATGACCAGATTTTAGTGCATGGTCAATCTAGTAATTCCAATAGAGCTAAAATGACTCCAACTTTACCATCTCATACTCTTAAGGGGCATGATAAATATTCAGGACAACATGCTAATGAAACAAATACAAGGATAGGAAAGTTTGAGGATTTAGATAATGGTTTGAATGAAATTATTACAAGGTCTGTTTCTTCAAGTCAAGATGAAGATTTGATGACGATGATGCCTTGGTTGAATTGTGCAATGGATGATGAACACTCTTTACATTATAGTTCTTGTTTCGTACATGAACCTGGTGCCAGAACAAATGACTTTGCTGCcacaaataaattttctttgCTTGATAGAAAAAGTAATTGTATTCAAGTATTTAGTGACTCTCATAAACAAGGGATCCTTTCCAAGGGTTCTTCACTTGCAGTTGAAGATTTTGATACCTCTGAACTAAAAACTAGCACCAATCAGTTAAATATGTCATCGTTGTTGCAACAATGTCAACCCTCATTCGAATCAATTAGATTTAGAGAATCAGGTTTAAGTGAGAATAATACAAAAGGTAATGCAAACCAGCATGCACCTTGTGAAGAAATCTCTCATGTTCCATCTTCCTCAACCGTAATGAATTTCACCCATTTTGCAAAACCTGCGGCTATTGTGAAAGCTAATCTTCAAAACATTGGTTTCTCTTCATCAAGATCAGAACGTGTGGGAGCAAAGAACAAAGATGCAGCTGCAATAGGAAGGAATCCTTGCGAATCATCAAAAGTTGATTTAAGTGTAGAATGTCCAAAGAGTTCAGCCATACATTGTCATCAGTCAGTGGAGCCATCCAGGGTTGGTTTGAAACCTTTGGAGCCGAAATCTCTTGAGAAAAACACTACTGTTTCTACTTCTGCTTGCAAAGAAGATGTATCCAAAGTTGATCAAACTTCCAATCAAGTTCTTAGTGAGAGTAGCAGAAAAGGTCaagaagtttttaaaaaatgtacgGAGCTAACAGTAGCCTCTTCCTCTGTTTGCTCTGACAATGGCGTGCATAGAAGTTCAGATGATGCTAATCAAAATTTGAAGCGAAAAAATCTGGACTCTGAGGATTCTGAGTGGCACAGTGAA gattttgaGGATGAATCAATCGGTGTTAAAAGAACTGATCATGGACGAGGTGTTACGGGCTCGAAGAAAAATCGTTCAACCGAAGTGCACAATCTATCTGAAAGG AGACGAAGAGACAGGATCAATGAGAGGATGCGTGCATTGCAAGAACTCATACCGAATTGCAACAAG GCGGATAAAGCTTCAATGCTGGATGAGGCAATTGAGTATCTTAAATCACTTCAACTCCAACTGCAA ATCATGTCAATGGGAGGTGGTGGTTTATACATGCCTATGACGTTACCAGCAGGAATGCAGCACATGCATGCGGCTCACATGTTTCCCTTTTCACCCATGAGTGTTGCCATGCAAATGGGATTGGGGGTGCCTCAATTTCAAGGAACTCACCTTCCTGTTGCACATACATCTGGACTTGCTGCTTTACATGGGATGGTAAGACCAAATCCTCAAATGTTTGGGCTTCAAGCTGGTCAGGGACTGCACATGCCAATGCCAAGTGCTTCAATGTTTTCTTATCCCGGAGAGCCTGTTATGAACTCATCAGCTGTAGAATTAAATGCTAGTGGAACAGCAGGACTAATGGAAACCGTGGAATCGGCTTCAGCCTCTaagttaaaggatcaaatgcCTAAGTTAAAGGATCCAATGCCAAATGTGAACTCACAAGTTATGCTAAACAACAAGGGATGTAGCTCAACAAATCAAATGTCGATCCAG TGTGAAGCAACAACCGGTGGGCTTGAACAATCAAATGTGGTACTCGATAGCGCCCATGCTTTGCTGGAAAATGACAAAAGAGACAACATTGAGATTGAGATTGATAAATCTCATGA GTTATGA
- the LOC11427226 gene encoding transcription factor PIF3 isoform X2, which translates to MMPLHELYHMSKEKVDHKEMNNSCAPDQSSVPRNDLFELVWQNDQILVHGQSSNSNRAKMTPTLPSHTLKGHDKYSGQHANETNTRIGKFEDLDNGLNEIITRSVSSSQDEDLMTMMPWLNCAMDDEHSLHYSSCFVHEPGARTNDFAATNKFSLLDRKSNCIQVFSDSHKQGILSKGSSLAVEDFDTSELKTSTNQLNMSSLLQQCQPSFESIRFRESGLSENNTKGNANQHAPCEEISHVPSSSTVMNFTHFAKPAAIVKANLQNIGFSSSRSERVGAKNKDAAAIGRNPCESSKVDLSVECPKSSAIHCHQSVEPSRVGLKPLEPKSLEKNTTVSTSACKEDVSKVDQTSNQVLSESSRKGQEVFKKCTELTVASSSVCSDNGVHRSSDDANQNLKRKNLDSEDSEWHSEDFEDESIGVKRTDHGRGVTGSKKNRSTEVHNLSERRRRDRINERMRALQELIPNCNKADKASMLDEAIEYLKSLQLQLQIMSMGGGGLYMPMTLPAGMQHMHAAHMFPFSPMSVAMQMGLGVPQFQGTHLPVAHTSGLAALHGMVRPNPQMFGLQAGQGLHMPMPSASMFSYPGEPVMNSSAVELNASGTAGLMETVESASASKLKDQMPKLKDPMPNVNSQVMLNNKGCSSTNQMSIQCEATTGGLEQSNVVLDSAHALLENDKRDNIEIEIDKSHE; encoded by the exons ATGATGCCCCTGCATGAGTTATACCACATGTCTAAAGAAAAAGTTGATCATAAAGAGATGAACAATTCTTGTGCCCCAGATCAATCTTCTGT ACCCAGAAACGATTTGTTTGAGCTGGTTTGGCAAAATGACCAGATTTTAGTGCATGGTCAATCTAGTAATTCCAATAGAGCTAAAATGACTCCAACTTTACCATCTCATACTCTTAAGGGGCATGATAAATATTCAGGACAACATGCTAATGAAACAAATACAAGGATAGGAAAGTTTGAGGATTTAGATAATGGTTTGAATGAAATTATTACAAGGTCTGTTTCTTCAAGTCAAGATGAAGATTTGATGACGATGATGCCTTGGTTGAATTGTGCAATGGATGATGAACACTCTTTACATTATAGTTCTTGTTTCGTACATGAACCTGGTGCCAGAACAAATGACTTTGCTGCcacaaataaattttctttgCTTGATAGAAAAAGTAATTGTATTCAAGTATTTAGTGACTCTCATAAACAAGGGATCCTTTCCAAGGGTTCTTCACTTGCAGTTGAAGATTTTGATACCTCTGAACTAAAAACTAGCACCAATCAGTTAAATATGTCATCGTTGTTGCAACAATGTCAACCCTCATTCGAATCAATTAGATTTAGAGAATCAGGTTTAAGTGAGAATAATACAAAAGGTAATGCAAACCAGCATGCACCTTGTGAAGAAATCTCTCATGTTCCATCTTCCTCAACCGTAATGAATTTCACCCATTTTGCAAAACCTGCGGCTATTGTGAAAGCTAATCTTCAAAACATTGGTTTCTCTTCATCAAGATCAGAACGTGTGGGAGCAAAGAACAAAGATGCAGCTGCAATAGGAAGGAATCCTTGCGAATCATCAAAAGTTGATTTAAGTGTAGAATGTCCAAAGAGTTCAGCCATACATTGTCATCAGTCAGTGGAGCCATCCAGGGTTGGTTTGAAACCTTTGGAGCCGAAATCTCTTGAGAAAAACACTACTGTTTCTACTTCTGCTTGCAAAGAAGATGTATCCAAAGTTGATCAAACTTCCAATCAAGTTCTTAGTGAGAGTAGCAGAAAAGGTCaagaagtttttaaaaaatgtacgGAGCTAACAGTAGCCTCTTCCTCTGTTTGCTCTGACAATGGCGTGCATAGAAGTTCAGATGATGCTAATCAAAATTTGAAGCGAAAAAATCTGGACTCTGAGGATTCTGAGTGGCACAGTGAA gattttgaGGATGAATCAATCGGTGTTAAAAGAACTGATCATGGACGAGGTGTTACGGGCTCGAAGAAAAATCGTTCAACCGAAGTGCACAATCTATCTGAAAGG AGACGAAGAGACAGGATCAATGAGAGGATGCGTGCATTGCAAGAACTCATACCGAATTGCAACAAG GCGGATAAAGCTTCAATGCTGGATGAGGCAATTGAGTATCTTAAATCACTTCAACTCCAACTGCAA ATCATGTCAATGGGAGGTGGTGGTTTATACATGCCTATGACGTTACCAGCAGGAATGCAGCACATGCATGCGGCTCACATGTTTCCCTTTTCACCCATGAGTGTTGCCATGCAAATGGGATTGGGGGTGCCTCAATTTCAAGGAACTCACCTTCCTGTTGCACATACATCTGGACTTGCTGCTTTACATGGGATGGTAAGACCAAATCCTCAAATGTTTGGGCTTCAAGCTGGTCAGGGACTGCACATGCCAATGCCAAGTGCTTCAATGTTTTCTTATCCCGGAGAGCCTGTTATGAACTCATCAGCTGTAGAATTAAATGCTAGTGGAACAGCAGGACTAATGGAAACCGTGGAATCGGCTTCAGCCTCTaagttaaaggatcaaatgcCTAAGTTAAAGGATCCAATGCCAAATGTGAACTCACAAGTTATGCTAAACAACAAGGGATGTAGCTCAACAAATCAAATGTCGATCCAG TGTGAAGCAACAACCGGTGGGCTTGAACAATCAAATGTGGTACTCGATAGCGCCCATGCTTTGCTGGAAAATGACAAAAGAGACAACATTGAGATTGAGATTGATAAATCTCATGAGTAA
- the LOC11435302 gene encoding hydrophobic protein RCI2B, with protein MGTATFVDIILSILLPPLGVFLKFGLEVEFWICLVLTLFGYLPGIIYAIYIITK; from the exons ATGGGCACAGCTACCTTCGTTGATATCATTCTTTCCATCCTCCTACCTCCTCTTGGTGTCTTCCTCAAATTTGGTTTGGAA GTGGAGTTCTGGATCTGTTTGGTGCTCACCCTTTTTGGCTATCTTCCTGGAATTATCTATGCTATCTATATTATCACTAAGTGA